One Watersipora subatra chromosome 4, tzWatSuba1.1, whole genome shotgun sequence genomic window carries:
- the LOC137393652 gene encoding protein KTI12 homolog, giving the protein MPLLVVTGYPCSGKTTRVEKIINCFNAKHKDIVVVNDGQFNGFDREVIYGSSRNEKNLRAFLKSETQKHLNKDTLVIVDSLNYIKGFRYELHCITKAAQTPHCVLWCDIGKDRALELNHQRSKDKYSDKLMEELIMRYEEPNGQTRWDSPLFILQIDNDLALEPIEDALFKSKPPPPNMSTVAQPLQATDFMYELDKVTNETVKHIVNCQRSAMPGDKIRLPAGGEVELMRHSTLAELNKIRRQFIVYMKMNPVSDCSQLSTMFIQYLQTSLL; this is encoded by the coding sequence ATGCCATTGTTGGTGGTGACTGGTTATCCCTGCAGCGGTAAAACAACTAGAGTtgaaaaaatcatcaattgCTTCAACGCCAAACACAAGGATATCGTTGTCGTTAATGATGGTCAGTTCAACGGCTTCGACAGAGAAGTGATTTATGGAAGTTCTAGGAATGAAAAAAACTTGAGAGCTTTCCTCAAATCGGAAACGCAGAAGCACTTAAATAAGGATACTCTGGTCATAGTTGATTCACTCAACTACATTAAAGGCTTTAGATACGAGCTACACTGCATAACCAAGGCCGCTCAGACGCCTCATTGCGTGTTATGGTGCGATATTGGTAAAGATCGAGCATTAGAATTGAACCATCAGAGGTCGAAAGATAAGTATTCCGACAAACTCATGGAGGAGTTGATAATGAGATATGAGGAGCCAAACGGACAGACTCGCTGGGATTCTCCTTTATTCATTCTACAGATTGATAACGACTTAGCCTTGGAGCCTATTGAAGATGCTTTGTTCAAGTCTAAGCCTCCCCCACCAAATATGAGCACAGTTGCACAGCCCCTTCAGGCTACAGATTTTATGTATGAACTTGACAAAGTAACTAATGAAACGGTAAAGCACATCGTGAATTGTCAAAGAAGCGCCATGCCAGGAGATAAGATTAGACTACCGGCTGGTGGAGAGGTAGAGCTCATGCGCCATAGCACTCTTGCCGAGCTTAATAAAATCAGGAGACAGTTTATAGTGTACATGAAAATGAACCCTGTGTCTGATTGCTCACAGCTTTCGACCATGTTTATTCAATATCTTCAAACATCATTGCTATAG